One segment of Ignavibacteriales bacterium DNA contains the following:
- a CDS encoding polysaccharide deacetylase family protein, protein MIISAILVYFFILRGIYGRFDTSEILPNSNIIENFFYGKEPEVAVLYSKYTENTLPVGSTWLNDNISTWKKFLSNLNLKYEVISDQTIEDGNCKKYKLIVLPGTKSISEKEALQLKKYLENGGSIFATGGIGSFSDDGKWRGWEFINQVFGLQFSHELKPDEFSKIHTVCGSLPITANIPTGFPLKVATWDRPMAVEVLDPRTTQVSFWYNYRMDDGLVREEIKKSAGIAYGNFGKGRFMWMGFELNSIIGVQEDYVFFERLFNNSIKWLMYFPIAYVRDWPTGYEAAAVVAPVLSNDVNNINNVLPIFRNEGISATFFVDPQTAESNKELVRKISSYGEIAALVDIGYMASVNDKFNKLNSYDEQLKKIRAAKETLEKISSSTVSGFLPYYGLFDQNTLNAVINSNYKYVLTDSLTDRSVPKTIIRGDNRIVTMTKTARDDYEIIRDFGLTLPQFQFYTYQEDLDRVLFEGGMYILKLHTEYQCRSDYANIVKDVIKDLKKKKFWIATASEIQKWYEKRDYIEIKADRRGKTRVALKVSNPGIESINNLVIDLDLNDYAKNITIGSEIIGTKTASVKHTEGSQMVYLYIDDLKPGESRQYYIDYDQVAL, encoded by the coding sequence ATGATCATATCAGCGATTCTTGTTTATTTTTTTATCCTACGTGGAATCTACGGTCGTTTTGATACGTCAGAAATACTACCAAACTCAAATATCATAGAAAACTTTTTTTATGGTAAAGAACCTGAAGTTGCAGTCCTCTATTCTAAGTACACAGAAAATACTTTACCTGTTGGCAGTACTTGGTTAAACGACAACATATCAACCTGGAAAAAATTTTTGAGTAATCTAAATCTTAAATACGAAGTTATTTCAGATCAAACTATTGAAGATGGTAATTGTAAAAAATATAAATTAATAGTTTTACCCGGTACAAAATCAATAAGCGAAAAAGAAGCGTTACAATTAAAAAAATACTTAGAAAACGGCGGAAGCATTTTTGCGACCGGTGGAATTGGTTCTTTTTCAGATGATGGAAAATGGCGCGGATGGGAATTTATTAATCAGGTTTTTGGACTTCAATTTTCTCACGAGCTTAAACCAGATGAATTTTCTAAGATACATACTGTTTGCGGCAGCTTGCCAATAACAGCAAATATTCCAACCGGCTTTCCTTTGAAAGTTGCGACTTGGGATAGACCAATGGCTGTTGAAGTTTTAGATCCAAGAACAACTCAAGTTAGTTTTTGGTACAATTACAGGATGGATGACGGACTTGTGCGTGAAGAAATAAAAAAATCTGCTGGAATAGCTTATGGTAATTTTGGAAAAGGCAGATTTATGTGGATGGGATTTGAATTGAATTCTATAATTGGTGTGCAGGAAGATTATGTTTTTTTTGAAAGACTTTTTAATAATTCAATAAAATGGTTAATGTACTTTCCCATTGCTTACGTTAGAGATTGGCCAACAGGTTATGAAGCCGCGGCTGTTGTTGCTCCAGTTCTTTCAAACGATGTAAACAATATCAATAATGTTTTACCAATTTTTAGAAACGAAGGAATATCTGCAACATTTTTTGTTGATCCGCAAACTGCTGAATCTAATAAAGAACTTGTAAGAAAAATTTCATCTTATGGTGAAATAGCGGCCTTAGTTGATATTGGATATATGGCTTCCGTAAATGATAAGTTTAATAAACTCAATTCTTACGACGAACAATTAAAAAAAATAAGGGCTGCAAAAGAAACACTTGAAAAAATTTCATCAAGCACGGTCTCCGGATTTTTACCATACTATGGTTTGTTTGATCAGAACACTTTAAATGCAGTTATCAATTCTAATTATAAATATGTGCTTACTGATTCACTTACGGATCGATCTGTACCTAAAACCATAATTCGTGGTGATAATCGTATTGTAACAATGACCAAAACAGCTCGAGATGATTATGAAATTATCAGAGATTTTGGATTGACTCTTCCTCAATTTCAATTTTACACTTATCAAGAAGATTTAGATCGTGTTCTTTTTGAAGGTGGAATGTATATATTAAAACTACATACAGAGTATCAATGCCGAAGTGATTACGCAAACATTGTTAAAGATGTTATTAAGGATTTAAAGAAGAAAAAATTCTGGATTGCAACTGCAAGTGAAATTCAAAAATGGTATGAGAAAAGGGATTACATTGAAATAAAAGCTGATAGAAGAGGCAAAACTCGTGTTGCCCTAAAAGTTTCTAACCCGGGAATTGAATCAATTAATAATTTAGTAATTGATCTTGATCTGAATGACTATGCAAAAAACATTACAATTGGTTCCGAGATTATCGGAACAAAAACTGCAAGCGTAAAACACACAGAAGGTTCACAAATGGTGTATTTGTATATTGATGATTTAAAGCCCGGTGAATCAAGACAATACTATATTGATTATGATCAGGTTGCATTGTAA
- a CDS encoding glycosyltransferase family 2 protein yields MKINQLVDRARVTISNREDEKKGEDLGQKYLRRILVSGIVSLLLILVIVYTLPYTILSYSSLFEYSTIIALVIFLFILLVRYFAILVMAYLYLNEYTFMETNGYAPFVSIIVPVFNEGKIIRKSILSLLKLDYQNYEIIVVNDGSTDDTKQVAESMVGFQDGEYGKIKISLINQPNLGKARALNAGIYFSKADFVLCMDGDSQLAPESVKMAVRHFKNPKIGAVAGNVKVLNRKRFFTDLQALEYIEGLNMARSAQSYIKLVNIIPGPIGIFRRKAIEQAGFYSSDTYAEDADLTLKVLAKGWKIYYEPKSISYTEAPVTLQQLLKQRYRWTRGILQSIRKHKKRMLNPTVNLGHTFILWSMSYEALIWPTMNIAANAFFIFAALFFGFSHLIFFWWAGLAILDLVTALYCVAVEKEEFRLVWYAIIYRMFFILIIDICKTMSTIEEFLGIRMTWGKLDRISSTKSENIAVNTN; encoded by the coding sequence ATGAAAATAAATCAACTTGTCGATCGTGCTAGAGTTACTATTTCAAACAGGGAAGATGAAAAAAAAGGAGAAGACTTAGGGCAAAAATATTTACGAAGAATACTTGTAAGCGGTATAGTTTCTCTTTTACTGATCTTAGTAATCGTTTATACTTTACCTTACACAATTTTATCTTACAGCTCACTCTTTGAGTATTCAACTATAATTGCTCTTGTCATTTTTCTTTTTATTCTTCTTGTTAGATACTTTGCCATTTTGGTGATGGCGTATTTATATCTTAACGAATATACTTTTATGGAAACCAACGGTTATGCGCCATTTGTTTCTATTATTGTTCCTGTTTTTAATGAAGGTAAAATAATTCGAAAATCAATTTTGTCTTTGCTAAAACTTGATTATCAGAATTATGAAATTATAGTTGTTAACGATGGTTCAACTGATGATACAAAGCAAGTTGCGGAATCAATGGTTGGATTTCAGGATGGTGAGTACGGCAAAATAAAAATTTCATTAATCAATCAACCGAATTTGGGAAAAGCGCGTGCACTTAATGCAGGTATTTATTTTTCCAAGGCTGATTTTGTTCTTTGTATGGATGGCGACTCACAGCTTGCACCGGAATCTGTTAAAATGGCAGTAAGACATTTCAAAAATCCTAAAATTGGTGCAGTAGCAGGAAACGTAAAAGTTTTGAACAGAAAAAGATTTTTTACCGATCTTCAAGCACTTGAATATATTGAAGGTCTCAACATGGCTCGCAGTGCGCAGAGTTATATTAAGCTTGTAAATATTATTCCGGGACCAATTGGAATTTTTAGAAGAAAAGCGATTGAGCAAGCTGGATTTTATTCCAGCGATACCTATGCTGAAGATGCTGACTTAACTTTAAAAGTTTTGGCTAAAGGTTGGAAGATATATTACGAACCAAAGTCTATATCTTACACAGAAGCCCCTGTAACTTTGCAGCAGCTTTTAAAACAAAGATACCGATGGACAAGAGGCATTCTTCAATCAATAAGAAAACATAAAAAGAGAATGCTAAATCCAACTGTAAACTTAGGGCATACATTTATTTTATGGTCTATGTCCTACGAAGCTTTAATTTGGCCTACAATGAATATTGCAGCAAATGCTTTTTTTATATTTGCAGCTTTATTTTTTGGATTTTCTCACTTGATATTTTTCTGGTGGGCTGGATTAGCAATATTGGATCTTGTTACAGCCCTTTATTGTGTTGCGGTCGAAAAAGAAGAATTTAGATTGGTCTGGTATGCAATCATTTACAGAATGTTTTTTATTTTAATTATTGATATTTGTAAGACCATGTCCACTATAGAAGAGTTTCTTGGTATTAGAATGACCTGGGGAAAATTGGATAGAATTAGTTCAACAAAATCAGAAAACATTGCAGTTAATACGAATTAG